CAAGGTTTGAGAAAATCGATCATTATTCTCTGGGCAATGGCACAGCAGAGCTGGATTATACTCATTTCAAATCAGCAGTCACACTAATGAAGACAACGTGTGTTCTGTTTTGTGGAATTGTGACAATACCGTCAATCATGGTGTTGAGTTATCTTGGTTGGTGGATTCATGTTTAGACAAGCAGGTTCTGTGTTTTCATTTCTTACAATAATTCCTGCAGGAAATTCTGATCTGCAGACTGTTGCAAAACACATGTATCTATTTCCAGTAATTGGAATTGCAATTGGTTTGTTGCTTGGAGCAGCAGGCTGGGGAATGTCTTTCTTTTTAGAACCACTAGTAGTTGGATTGCTAGTTACTGCTGGCCTAGTACTGATCACTGGCATACACCATACTGATGGATTATCAGATTTTGCAGATGGTATCATGGTTAAGGGAACAAAAGAAAAAAAGCTAGAGGTGATGCGGGACCCAAAGGTCGGCTCTGCTGGAATAATTACCATTGTGCTTTATGTCGCAGCTGCTGTTATTGCACTCTCTTTCATGAAGGGCTTTGAGCTGTTTTATGCAATCTTGATTGGAGAAATTATTGCCAAATTTTGCATGGTGTTGTCTGCAAGCATTGGTCCTTCTGCTTGGCAGGGTTCTAACTCGACATTTATCGAATCAATGAAGGACAGAAAAAAGCTAGTCATTGCAGGAATAATTACCATATCGATAATTGTAGCATTTCAGAACAATGCCGGCTTTGTGGCATTGGGTGCTGCCATAGTAATAACTCTGATTATCATAGGCGTCTCTAGGCGTAGTTTTGGCGGAATCTCAGGTGACATTATGGGTGCTACAAACGAGCTGGCACGGGTTTCTGCATTTCTAGTGTTTGCATCGCTATGATTGGACTGGTCATGGCAGGAGGCAAGGGGACAAGGATGAGTATACCGGGT
This portion of the Nitrososphaerota archaeon genome encodes:
- the cobS gene encoding adenosylcobinamide-GDP ribazoletransferase, whose protein sequence is MFRQAGSVFSFLTIIPAGNSDLQTVAKHMYLFPVIGIAIGLLLGAAGWGMSFFLEPLVVGLLVTAGLVLITGIHHTDGLSDFADGIMVKGTKEKKLEVMRDPKVGSAGIITIVLYVAAAVIALSFMKGFELFYAILIGEIIAKFCMVLSASIGPSAWQGSNSTFIESMKDRKKLVIAGIITISIIVAFQNNAGFVALGAAIVITLIIIGVSRRSFGGISGDIMGATNELARVSAFLVFASL